The segment CGCAGACCTTTACGCAGGAACCGAGCCCGATACAACCGAGACCGCAGGACTTTTCCCCGCCGTAAAGCAATGCTTCGGCGCGGCAGTCTTCAACGCCTTCGTAGTCGAAGAGAAGATTCGCACGAGAACCGCCTGTGCAGATGTTGTTAGCGACCTTGGGTTCCTTGAAAGTAGCTTCAAGACCCATGATGGCGGCAATATTTTCAGCGATCTCGGGACCACCTGCTACGCAGATCTCGGGAGCAGCTTCACCCTTCACGATTGCGCCGGCAGCAGCACTGCAACCGGGGTATCCGCAACCACCGCAGTTCGCGCCGGGAAAGCATCCTTCAACCTCTGCAATGCGGGGATCTTCCTCAACATGCAGAACCTTGGATGCGGCAGCCAGAACGGCTGCGGCTGTTAGACCGAGCAGGAACAGGACCAGAATAGAAGAAGTAACCATAACTATATATTCTCCTTGGTTTGCCTGTTAGGCAGCCATGCCCTTAAAGGCGAAAAAGACCAGGGACATGATTCCGGCAGTGATCAGTGCGATGGGTACGCCTCTGAAAACCTGCGGAACCGGAGCAATATCAAGACGCTCACGGATGGACGAGATAATGACCAGGGCGACAAGAAAACCGATCCCGGAAGCCACCCCGAACATGATGGACTTGACGAAAGAGAATTCATTGCGTTGAACCATAATCGCTACACCGAGCACCGCACAGTTTGTGGTGATCAGGGGCAGGAAAAGACCCAGTGATTTGTACAGGGGCGGGATGACTTTTTTAAGAAACATCTCGACGAACTGTACCAGAGAAGCAATGACCAGAATAAATACGATGGTCTGCAGATATTCAATACCGCAGGGAATCAGCACATACTGGTGCAGGGGCCAGGTAATGGCAGTTGCCATCATGATAACGAATATGACCGCTCCGCCCATACCCATAGCAACATCAGTGGACTTGGATGTTCCCATGAAAGGACATGCGCCAAGGTACTGAACCAGTACGATGTTGTTGATGAAAATGGCGGAGATAAAAAGCAGGAAGTATTCCATTTTAACGCTCTCCCCTATTTATCCTTGAGGTTTTCAATTCCACCGCAGGCACCGCAATGTGCACAGCCGGAATGCATTACATCCGGTGGAGTCTCACCCTTCTTACGGCTCTGATACCGGTTGAAGGCATTCATGCCTGCGAGTATCACACCTAGGCACACAAAAGCACCGGGTGCCATAACCATGAATTGAGCGGGCTGAAAGCTGCTCCACATGACCGGGACACCGAAAACGGTTCCGGCGCCGAGAATTTCGCGGATGGAACCGAGGAATGTCAGGGATGCGGTAAAGCCGATTCCCATACCCAGCGCATCGGCAATGGAGAGAATGACTCCGTTCTTGGAAGCGAACGCTTCAGCTCGGCCGAGGATCAGGCAGTTAACAACAATCAGCGGAACAAAGATGCCCAGCTTCTGATAAAGCGGATATGCATACGCCTGCATAAGCAGCTCAACCATGACAACGAGTGACGCGGTGATGACGATAAAGCAGGCAATACGAACTTTCGCAGGAATGACTTTTCTGATGCTGGAAATGATCAGGTTGGACATGGTCAGAACAAAGATGACCGCCAATCCCATTCCGAGGCCGTTCTCAGCAGTGGAGGTAACAGCCAATGTGGGGCAC is part of the Maridesulfovibrio sp. genome and harbors:
- a CDS encoding electron transport complex subunit E, which encodes MSRLVKEFAKGLWAELPPFRVLLGLCPTLAVTSTAENGLGMGLAVIFVLTMSNLIISSIRKVIPAKVRIACFIVITASLVVMVELLMQAYAYPLYQKLGIFVPLIVVNCLILGRAEAFASKNGVILSIADALGMGIGFTASLTFLGSIREILGAGTVFGVPVMWSSFQPAQFMVMAPGAFVCLGVILAGMNAFNRYQSRKKGETPPDVMHSGCAHCGACGGIENLKDK
- a CDS encoding RnfABCDGE type electron transport complex subunit A, whose protein sequence is MEYFLLFISAIFINNIVLVQYLGACPFMGTSKSTDVAMGMGGAVIFVIMMATAITWPLHQYVLIPCGIEYLQTIVFILVIASLVQFVEMFLKKVIPPLYKSLGLFLPLITTNCAVLGVAIMVQRNEFSFVKSIMFGVASGIGFLVALVIISSIRERLDIAPVPQVFRGVPIALITAGIMSLVFFAFKGMAA